The Juglans microcarpa x Juglans regia isolate MS1-56 chromosome 8S, Jm3101_v1.0, whole genome shotgun sequence genome has a window encoding:
- the LOC121244700 gene encoding uncharacterized protein LOC121244700, whose amino-acid sequence MDNVKNNSSSSRQNKTSEKKDGIEQKGFPVHSQVRKIKQESEKIIDWSQEQPEMRLVLREIQRQLSRSPLGLSC is encoded by the coding sequence ATGGATAACGTGAAgaacaacagcagcagcagccgcCAAAACAAGACGAGCGAAAAGAAAGATGGGATCGAGCAGAAGGGTTTTCCGGTGCATAGCCAAGTCCGAAAGATTAAGCAGGAATCCGAGAAAATCATAGACTGGTCTCAGGAACAGCCGGAGATGAGACTGGTGCTCCGGGAGATCCAACGGCAGCTTTCTCGCTCACCCTTGGGATTATCTTGCTGA